A window of the Sciurus carolinensis chromosome 19 unlocalized genomic scaffold, mSciCar1.2 SUPER_34, whole genome shotgun sequence genome harbors these coding sequences:
- the LOC124973460 gene encoding olfactory receptor 2L13-like, with the protein MEKWNQTSNDFILLGLFPPNQKGLLLLLLIIFVFVLACLGNSGMTALILLDPRLHTPMYFLLSQLSLMDLLYISSTVPKMASNFLSGQKGISFLGCGVQSFFFLTMACSEGLLLASMAYDRFVAICHPLHYPIRMSKVTCVKMILGSWTLGSINSLAHTVYALHLPYCRSRAINHFFCDVPAMLPLACVDTWDYEYMVFVSTSLFLLLPFLGITASYGRVLFAVFHMRSKEGRRKAFTTCSTHLTVVTFYYAPFVYTYLRPRSLRSPEEDKILAVFYTILTPMLNPIIYSLRNKEVLGAMGRVCGMFSSRKT; encoded by the coding sequence ATGGAGAAATGGAACCAAACTTCAAATGACTTCATTTTGTTGGGGTTGTTTCCACCAAATCAGAAAGGCCTACTTCTCTTGCTCCTGATCATCTTTGTGTTTGTTCTCGCCTGTTTGGGGAACTCAGGAATGACCGCCCTCATCCTCTTGGACCCCCggctccacacccccatgtactttctCCTCAGCCAGCTCTCCCTCATGGACCTGCTGTACATCTCCTCCACTGTGCCCAAGATGGCGTCCAACTTCCTCTCGGGACAGAAGGGCATCTCCTTCCTGGGCTGTGGTGTGCAAAGCTTCTTCTTTCTGACAATGGCATGTTCTGAAGGCTTACTCCTGGCctccatggcctatgaccgcttcgtggccatctgtcaccctcTCCACTACCCCATCCGCATGAGTAAAGTGACATGTGTGAAGATGATCCTGGGGTCCTGGACACTGGGCTCCATCAACTCCCTGGCACACACTGTCTATGCCCTCCATCTTCCTTACTGCAGGTCCAGGGCCatcaatcatttcttctgtgatgttccCGCCATGTTGCCTCTGGCCTGTGTGGACACCTGGGACTACGAGTACATGGTGTTTGTGAGCACAAGCCTGTTTCTCCTTCTTCCATTCCTTGGCATCACTGCCTCCTATGGACGGGTCCTCTTTGCTGTCTTCCACATGCGctcaaaagagggaaggagaaaggcctTCACCACGTGCTCCACACATTTGACAGTGGTGACCTTTTACTATGCACCTTTTGTCTACACATATCTCCGTCCCAGGAGTCTCCGCTCACCAGAAGAAGACAAGATTCTTGCGGTTTTCTACACCATCCTCACCCCCATGCTCAACCCcatcatctacagcctgaggaacaaggaggtcCTGGGTGCCATGGGAAGAGTGTGTGGGATGTTCTCCTCCAGGAAGACATGA